The Anolis carolinensis isolate JA03-04 chromosome 2, rAnoCar3.1.pri, whole genome shotgun sequence genome contains the following window.
tagacaCCTAACTCCTGGAGCTATTCTAATTCCCTTCACATTCCTGGTCTGTTTCCATTGCCCACACCGCTCTCCCAATGCTGCCCTCTGCTCCTTCTCAGGCCTCAAGCCAAGGGTTCAAACCTGCCTCCATCTTTGCTGAGGgaaaaaagggaggagggagaagagtgAGGCACTTCTCCCCTCTGACCTCACTTCCGGCCAAGCTCTTTCTTGGCGGGAAAAGGCAGAGAGAATGAGCAAGAGGCCCAAGGAGGAGGTAAGTTGCAGGCCCTGAAGGCCAAAGGGAGAGCAAAAGAAATTCCCCTTCCTCCATTTTTAAGAAAAATAGATACACACAAATAGTTGTATTCTACCAGCCCAAAGGCCCCAAatgcactcagggcccttccacagagccatataacccagaatatcaaggcagaaaatcccacaacatctgctttgagctagaatatatggcagttatatggcagataacccagttcaaagcagatattgtgagattctctgccttgatattctgggatttatggctgtgtggatataTGGCCCTCAGAGCCAACAATTTGATAGACTTGTATTTTTAGATCTGATTGCGCctatctgctatttagtattgtattttatgaatgttgctgtaattaattagttaactattttaattgatttgtattgtattttatatttttatatacgtgtgttttattgtaagccgccctgagtccccttttgggtaagaagggcgggatacaaatgttgtaataaataataaaataaataaacaagaagcAGAAGACACCCAAACCCAGGCCACCCTAttgctcttaggccccttctacactgccatatgatccagaatatcaaggcaggtgatccaaattatctgctgtgGACTGGATTATCtcagtctacacagccatataatccagggcccttccacacatccctgTATCCCAGATAGGAGTCCctcaggagagagggtggtctggaaataaaattattattttattatgacacagcaaacaagatagatatgctggatttcatatcacaaaattacaagtcgaacacttcccaagtgtctaggactgtgtgatattattattattatcatcatcaaggcatgaaatcccacaatacctgctttgaactgggttatctgaatccacactcgaatactgctgttttatgtacagcaattgctgtattttattgtttttaccagggtgTATTGTGAATTTATGACTTGTTTAATgcctgtgttttgttttgcactttttgtattttgtatcacactttgagtgttttgtgagccgccctgagtccctgtgggagATGGTGTtaagatacaaataaagttattattattattattattattattattattattattattattattattacacagccatataaaccagttcaaagtagataatctggattttattcagatgtgtagaaagggccttagataTCCAATTTTAATGCTCAAATTGGAGCAGCATCAGAAGGCCTCTTGAAACCCTTAGGcctagagcagcatttctcaacctaggggtccggatctgggggggagggggggtcacggggggggggggggggttagaggtgtcgccaaagaccatcagaaaacatatttcttatGGTCTTAGCAATCCAAATCCCCCTAttattttatgttggtcatggaggttctgtgtgggatatttggcccaattctatcattgtggggttcaaggggctctttgattgtaggtgaactataaatcccagcaactacaactccctaatgtcaagttctctctgtttttgttgttgttgttgttgttttttttactggaGCCAATGATGGTGCTAGAATCTCTTGCTAGCCCCCCAAAGTCAGAACAGGAGTCATTTGATCCCATTCAAATACAGCTCTGTGTAGAAGCAATGCAAGATGGTGACAAAGAGTCCAATCTCTTTGGTAAGTACTCACCCATTAAAATAACCCATCTAAGGGCAGGTGGAACGGGATtgcaaatggaaaaagtttaagaagccctgccttAGAGGACTACACTAATACACTCTGGAGGATCTAAGGACATGTCTGCAACATTGAGGAGGAGGTagcggggggggtggggggggaccGGACAGGACTGGACTATTTTCACTCCCAGGAAAAACCTTTTTAGCAAAagaaagtaaacatcttctgttcACTGcctgttttagaaaaaaaatggccTGTTCTCCCACACCGACCCCCATCTAAAATTGCAGAGAAAATATGACAGAAATTATTACTACACTCACTAGAAGATATTTGAAGaggaactattttttaaaaatttctctgTCAATTTGTTTTAAACCTTGGAGGGGGAAAAACAGTCCTGTGGCCAACTGTAGCCCTTGAATTGCATTTTGTCCACTCCTTGGCCATAAGATATAAGTTTGGTGTATCACCAGAGCACTCTGACAAAGAAGGATAAAtatgtcaccaaactacagatcccaaaattccatagcatggaggcatggcaattaaaatgctgTCCAACTGCTATAAATCTGCAGTGTATCTAAAgcattagggtgcatctacactgcagaattaatgcatttgactTATTACCATTTGCTAGACTTACTGAATTTATTTCACTTGGTTTATTTtcatagtagaattaatgcaatttgacaatttgagacagtttaactgccatggctctatgttatgaaatcctgagaggtgtagtttcacaaggcctttagccttctctgcaaaggaatgtcatttgtatttatttatacacaaGGCTTTCAAAATAGCTTATCTAAATAAAATGCACCAGCCTTAGCAGTTTTCTTCTGGGAGAACAGAAATGATATGGATATAATGtggtggatggggttacactgtccctgaagacacaggttcacagcttggaagctctcctggattcatcactgagcctgaaACCCCAagttttggcagtggccaggggagcttttgcacaattaaaatttggtGTCAGCTGCACCCGTATCTTAAGAtaccagacttggccacagtgatcCACGCTtttgttacatcccgaatagactactgaATACTCTCTACATGgggatgcctttgaagactgtttggaagcttcaagtgatctagtgggtggcagccagattcttCATTGGGGCAGcgcacagggagcacacaacttggtttttaatgtatgtgtttgttttatttctatgattatttatgtggcattgaattgttgcctacttgtaagccgctctgagtccccttctgggcgagagagggtggggtagaaatatagtacagtagagtctcacttatccaacataaacgggccggcagaatgttgtataagcgaaaatgttggataataaggagggattagggaaaagcctattaaacatcatattacgttatgattttacaaattaaggaccaaaacattatgtttgacAACaagtcgacagaaaaagcagttcaatacacggtaacgttatgtagtaattactatatttatgaatttagtattgaaaacattgactacaaaaacattggctactaaaaaattgactacaaataaagatagaattgcataaaatgaactaacagtgtcggaaattaaatgcgtaaaaagtttggtccttgctgcccagagaaacagctgtgcatccgggtgggaggcagactgcattggataatccagaacattggataagtgagactctactgtaaataaatagtgtaTGTTGGAGCTACAATTCCCCCACCAAGGTTTTCATAGCACtgatcatggcagttaaagtggtatgaaacagCTTCAATTCTACAGTGTTAATCAACCCTTAAGTTATGCACTGATAACTGGTAGCCAGTGCGGAATATTAGAGtggtcttttatttatttatttcatacatttgtatccttcTCACACacaccctggggggggggggtcacaaacgGCAACAATTAGTTGCCAAAACaacaattataaaaataaattgcAATGAAAACATCATTTAAGAATTTCACAAGTCTTTTAACAGTGAAGTTGAACAATGTTGCTAAATCAGCCTTGCACACCTGGGTTTCTGGAAGTATGACACTCATTTTTATTTTCTAGACAATGGGCCAGTGCAGGGAAGCGAACAAATTAAGAACAGGAATTTCAAAGACCTGAACAGCCAGGTTGAGAAAGTGGCTGAAAAacaatatatgtgtatgtactgTGGAATGCCTTCCAGAGCTAAGTCCAGCCTTGTGGCTCATGAGAGAACCCACaccggagagaagccatacacatGCTTGGACTGCGGCAAGTGTTTCAACCGGAAGTCAACGGTTGTGAGGCACAAAAGGATCCACACTGGCGAAAAGCCATACGAGTGTGCCAAATGCAATAGGCGTTTCAACGCCCGGTGCAACCTAACCAATCACGAGAGGATCCACACGGGCGAAAAGCCATACAGCTGCTCCGGCTGTGGGCAGAGCTTCAGTCGACGGCTGCAGTTTGTCATACACAGGAGAACCCATACAGGAGAGACGCCATATAAGTGCACTCAGTGCGGAAAATGCTTCACTCGGCGCTCTTCCCTCTTGACACATGAGAAAatccatacaggagagaagccaaaCATGTGAACAGATTGCGTGAAAAGCTTTATTCAGAAAGGATATTTTCTTATACACAGGAGAGAGACGGTATAAATGTCCATCATGTGATCAAAGATTTCTAAATTGGAGTGATTTGCGCAGACATGAGAAAATAAACATAGGAACACATCCCAAAGGATGCTAGTGTTGGTGTCGTAATCCCACTGCTAGCTACATACCCAGAAACTATGATATTTTTCTGAAAACTGAAATGCCTAATTTAGCTTTATAAACATATCAACCTTTTCTTATTGTTAAGGAAAAgtaaaatgaaaggaaagagcAAGTGGCAAGACACAAAGATTCAAACAACTTTAACATCTGCATTAGATAACCAGGGCTGCAGTTCACAAGACCCGTgtcaaataaaatgtgttgtatCCAAGGTGCTACAAAGCTCTTTGTTGTTTTAGAATCCTTCATATAACATTTAAtctaatattataaagttttggTTGGTACATTTTCCCACATAATACAGATTCAAGATTAAGGAATTTCTTGATTTATAGCAAAAGACAATTGTGAAGGTCATAATAAAAGTTTAAGAATAGTATGGGAATACAAATCAGTTTCATATTAATACAGTTGGAtcctcacatttgcaagtttaatggttatggatttaattattcacatAATTGATTAATATGACCTCTTTGGGAATCTCtgggttttccaatatacctcagagtacatctacactgtagaattaatgcagtctgacaccattttaacttccatggctcacttTTATAGAATGTAGGGAGTTGTTGCATTCTGGTAGACAACACTAAAGATCTTGAAAACCTACTACTACCATGATTTCATAACTTGAGACATGGCACCTTAAACTGCATTGGTTCTGTAGTGTAGGCACACCCTATTGTCACACACTAGGTCAAGaaaaccttttcacccagcatcaAACAGTCCAGGTTCCTCCCTCGTTTCTCCGTCGGCGCTTGCTTCTTCTCCCCGGGAATATTCcaattggttctctctctctcctccctccatgttGCTGTAGGTAGGAGCTAGAGAAAGTAGGTGATTCAgtacaaattgtcgggttctcttctcccagttgtgctgtgggtccgtctcccaaagaaagcaccaagacacacgcgggtagactccaacaagttttattgtactgaataccagaaccttcttttgtgccacatatatagggactctcacataccagagggtcattgatgttttatggccggcctgctttatggctggcatctgttctttgtccgctgagcagagatgtcaaggattggagatcctgacaGTTGCTAACTAcagaagtttatttacaaaaGACAAATGCAAAAGGGAAAAAGGCATTTCCCAAAATGCAGTAGAAAAAGTGCCATAAGATAGCAATCATCCAGAATACAAACATCAGTAGTTGAAAATGGTAATATCCATGAAGATCCAGGATATCGAGATATAGGAAATCCAAGAGCAAGATACATGAAAACCAAAATGACAAGATACATGAACATCCAAGGAGTTAAGCATAGTCAATAATCCATAGCATGAAAACAAGAACTTAAGCCAGGCAAGAATCCATTCAAAAACAAGCAAAGGAGAGCTGATCATGAATGTGAAGTTAAAGCAGGATTGTCTGCTCTGAAGAGCCCGTACAACCAGCAGCTAATTTAAGCTCAAACCTGACCCAACAAACGAGATATTTTCTGCATCTGTGTTTCAAGGACTGTAAGGACTGTTTCTCACACATTCTTTCTGACCTTCTCATTAACCTTTGGCTCTTTCTGCCTGAAGACCTAATTTCTAATCACAAAGTAACTCCCCATCTATTGAAGGCTGGGAAACTGATTCTCAAGAGAAACGTCATCCGGGCCTGTCTCTGCTCTATGGCCTGCATTTCCATCTTTGGTTCAACCTTAGGAACAGACTCGGTGAAAATCTTATTCTCTGAATCAGAATCCCcaacatttccagcatcttgcTGCTGGGCCCCAATACCTATGTGGTCAGCCCCTGGTTGATTGCAAGAATTGTGCTGGAGAGCCTAGATATTCTTAAAGAGCTGTACTTGGgtaataaaaaaatactttttttccaaACATGTTTTCCCCACTTTTGTAGAATCTTGCACCCCAATCGTGAATGGCTTGCTATAATCATTTGAGAAAGTTAATGTCAGTTGAGTTCTCACACACTGCCCCTCTCAGAAAGGAAGACTTTGCTCACtaaataaaaaccacaaaatatcCCTTATTAGTATTTTCCTCCTGAAACGTGCCTACCTTGTTTGAGCCTTGAAAGCTGGTTTCAAATCTATCCCTCTCGACATCCATTCTATATCAACCATTTTCTCGCTCTGTGAAGTTTTCTAGTATTTGGAATGGGAAGCAAAAGTATACATCAAAGTATACATGAACCCTATTTTTTTTGCAACCTGAAGGCCCCCAAAATTAGTTTTTGTGGGTCAATGGCTAGGTTGTGTTTTTTTCTAACGGAGGGACTATATACTCTAAACGTCCCAGGTCCAATTTGAGCTTGAAAGCTAAGCACAGCCAGGTCTGATTAGTATTCACATGGGAGTCCACAATGAAGATGAGGTGtcttaggctatatttcagaggaagaaatggtAAAACTCCTGGGGATACCTTATGTAAGAAAACCAAAATTCATGGGTGCTTTACCTCTAAGAACTAGAGGCCAGCTTCTATGTGAAGACTTGGTTTTCAGCGCTGTAAGTTCtgttttcagccatggaaatccacttactcatcttgggcaagtcatggtcTCTGCTCCTTTGAGGAAGATAGGCAATCCCTGGTGATAGGGTTGGGATTAGGCTTATTTGGTTGCAATACATACGGTCCCTGCTGAAATCCCCTCTTCTATACCTTGAAAGGACTAGAAGCAGactaagtcaacttgaaggcacgtaaCAAAATGGCATCTAAGGCAGTAGCATCTCAAACAAGAGCAGCCAACTCTGAAAACACTGATGCTACTCCCCTGAAATTCCATTTCACAATAGTTTTCCCTCGTTTACCTGCCttgtcatcataggctatcactcttgGTAGAGTATGATTGCCCTCCAAGTATAAGGCCTTGGCAGtaggtccgtaggtgactgtaaatcatcatgttcttttgcagtgaggagattgatttccagatggaaggcggtctcgaCAAAGGTTGGCACCTTTCTCTTAACACATTTCTCCATTTCGCCCTCTATTCGTGCCACTTAGAATTCCAAAGCACTAcgctatcatcagcatattggagttctataacagacttataaaatcatagagttggaagagacctcgtaggccttgcagtccaatcccctgccaagaagcaggaaaattgcattgaaagcacacacacccccagcagatggccatccagcctctgttgaaaagcctccaaagaaggagcctccaccacagtccgaggaagagagttccactgccgaacagccctcatagtgaggaagttcttcctaatgttcaggtggaatctcctttcctgtaatttgaatccattgttccacgtcctagtctccagggcagcagaaaacaagcttgctccctcctccctatgacttcccttcacgtatttgtacatggctatcatgtctcctctcagccttctcttctgcaggctaaacatgcccgtctctttaagccgctcctcatagggtttgttctccagatccttgatcgtTGTAGTTaccctctggacatgtt
Protein-coding sequences here:
- the LOC103278115 gene encoding gastrula zinc finger protein XlCGF9.1 → MMVLESLASPPKSEQESFDPIQIQLCVEAMQDGDKESNLFDNGPVQGSEQIKNRNFKDLNSQVEKVAEKQYMCMYCGMPSRAKSSLVAHERTHTGEKPYTCLDCGKCFNRKSTVVRHKRIHTGEKPYECAKCNRRFNARCNLTNHERIHTGEKPYSCSGCGQSFSRRLQFVIHRRTHTGETPYKCTQCGKCFTRRSSLLTHEKIHTGEKPNM